In Epinephelus moara isolate mb chromosome 9, YSFRI_EMoa_1.0, whole genome shotgun sequence, a genomic segment contains:
- the camsap1a gene encoding calmodulin-regulated spectrin-associated protein 1a isoform X7 yields MDVEVSAGRDSTWRRAAAAADDAGGGGMEAQVVPLELYDSARAKIDANLRWLFAKAYGIDHIPADLRDPFYTDQYEQEHIKPPIIHLLLSGELYCRVCGLILHAEQAASLQSHQSVIQALSRKGIYVLETDNTPVSDLDLSSTPIKMSSHIHLIDALMMAYILEMISIEKVVSSVKRFSNFSASKELPFDLEDAMVFWINKVNTKMREIMEKELKMKQHFLESPSHQKVRYRRDHLSGRTLQHFPLLEDLLKDVCDGTALLAVLHFYCPELIRLEDICLKEVPSIADSVYNIQLLQEFSNEYLNKCFYLKPEDLLYSPPVLKKNVMVFIAELFWWFETVKPDFVQPRDLHEIRDVRLLLQPKSSRSHISISNVSKRGLLASSNSADVLAMPPSPDLSAKPSSLSPSHSLLPLRQRQQKVAEESTSELRNRSNSLTRDGQHQGSILAWPERRPRPLSQPVPYALHCPMEEDADSISLARSISKDSLASNIMSFTPKHMLGSGPPLPQHRLSGQSLLSHMRIEDEEEEIEEEELVAVIHPSAFSRRRLGSDMEQDELEIPSAPSTSRGTNTRRSPRLDMGPFTPDHPADSYYLEPLMPAIPKPAKEKSISLNKEEESGESRCRAAAARKAAITVPLTSQRKAPESNRSGFMPIPVADSVPSSLRPPTEGSAGISQPEKKQSSGFFLHLSGEPDQHSPFSTTLEVGQDSDSDIADLEEDDEEDDQMELTREMVRRGKGKYLEEGEVCEFGEGEGESDKLREDSKVSERDDKEGGSGRSSPCLSTISWASSCSASGSTSVKMTSFAERKLLKLGLRDGFSSTSSSQKTTPDGSEVAPCPPWQLRGDCSSSWPGKEPSSVLGKNMAVSPSVVPSELLQLHMQLEEQRRAIEYQKKKMETMSARQRLKLGKAAFLNIVKKGGGRSDTLPLPLKYSQESSEPADRSNVKSQSCKDDSCLDALKMQAKQTEGGQMNRNNRLNTLPQDNGAEPDINECSHSIDLLNVAISSIQQQMMQLSLQQDLLMKSVVSPPERVESSPSTTPTTATQSTSSTSDSRSFAVHFVDIGGSNTTPARRPPKLSSSQRSKTSERKQSKDNSKTASAKSDAQSMESRENSGGFQESGSVESSRPERSIQRNTTFRVRDDSTQRGSGEGTGCPLDITPTSPSQVSEQEENKVADSRREAASGDDSSRVKSQLIEVDLSELKDPQEDGSADVIDCMAEGEQKNVLGFFFKDDEKAEDEMAKRRAAFLLKQQRKAQEARIRKQQQELESELKRDEIKRKAEEDRIRKEEEKARRELIKQEYLRRKQQALMEEQGLVKPRPRTKSRRNRPKSLHREESNSLSKGSTTRNSLKKSLLIKAQGSAADCRGADLSCSHRGSTLSLATEADSVISGGAESQRAGSVCSMESFPMLSRASSRNMERDWENGSIASSITSTEYSGPKLFKEPSSKSNKPIIINAIAHCCLAGKVNETQKNVILEELEKCESNHLIILFRDGGCQFRAIYSYSPDTEEIVKFTGTGPRSIGRKMIDKLYKYSSDRKQFNIIPAKSVSVSVDALTIHNHLWQVKRPGSARRK; encoded by the exons ATGGATGTGGAGGTGAGTGCTGGCAGGGACAGCACctggaggagagcagcagcagcagcagatgatgcAGGTGGAGGAGGCATGGAGGCTCAGGTCGTGCCGCTGGAGCTCTATGACTCTGCAAGAGCCAAAATAGACGCAAATCTCCGCTGGCTGTTTGCCAAAGCTTATGGTATAG ATCACATCCCTGCAGACCTGCGGGACCCCTTCTATACCGACCAGTATGAGCAGGAACACATCAAGCCCCCCATCATCCACCTGCTGCTGTCTGGAGAGCTCTACTGCCGAGTGTGTGGGCTCATCCTGCACGCTGAACAGGCTGCCTCCCTCCAAAGCCACCAGTCTGTCATCCAGGCCCTGTCCAGGAAAGGCATCTATGTCCTGGAGACAGACAATACACCTGTGTCTGATCTGGACCTCAGCTCCACTCCCATCAAGATG AGCTCCCACATCCACCTCATTGATGCCCTGATGATGGCCTACATACTGGAGATGATCAGCATAGAGAAGGTGGTGTCAAGTGTCAAGCGCTTTTCCAACTTCAGTGCCTCCAAGGAGCTGCCTTTTGACCTGGAAGACGCCATGGTCTTTTGGATCAACAAG GTGAACACAAAGATGAGGGAGATCATGGAAAAAGAGCTGAAAATGAAGCAACACTTTCTGGAGtcgcccagtcaccagaag GTTCGTTACAGAAGAGATCACCTGTCAGGTCGGACACTTCAGCACTTCCCTTTGTTGGAGGACCTGTTAAAGGATGTGTGTGACGGCACGGCTCTGCTGGCTGTTCTCCACTTCTACTGCCCAGAACTCATTAGACTGGAAG ATATCTGTCTGAAGGAGGTCCCCTCCATAGCTGACAGTGTGTACAACATTCAGCTTCTACAGGAGTTCTCTAATGAGTACCTGAACAAATGCTTCTATCTGAAGCCAGAGGACTTGTTGTATTCTCCACCAGTACTAAAG AAAAATGTGATGGTCTTCATCGCTGAGCTCTTCTGGTGGTTTGAGACTGTGAAGCCAGATTTTGTACAGCCGAGGGACCTTCATGAAATCAGAGATG TGAGATTGCTGCTGCAGCCTAAGAGTTCACGATCCCATATTTCCATCTCCAACGTCAGTAAACGTGGTTTACTGGCATCATCAAACTCGGCCGATGTGTTGGCCATGCCCCCAAGCCCTGACCTCAG CGCTAAACCAAGCTCATTAAGCCCGTCTCACTCTTTACTGCCCctgagacagagacaacagaaaGTGGCTGAGGAGAGCACTTCAG AGCTGAGAAATAGGTCCAACTCTCTGACACGTGATGGACAGCACCAGGGCTCAATACTGGCCTGGCCAGAGAGGAGACCGAG GCCTTTATCCCAGCCGGTGCCCTACGCTCTGCACTGTCCCATGGAGGAAGATGCAGACAGTATCAGCCTCGCTCGCTCCATCAGCAAAGACAGCCTGGCCTCAAATATTATGAGCTTTACCCCCAAACACATGCTAGGGTCAGGCCCTCCATTGCCTCAGCACAGACTCAGTGGTCAAAGCCTGCTTAGTCACATGCGcatagaggatgaagaggaggaaataGAAGAGGAGGAACTGGTTGCTGTCATCCACCCTTCTGCATTTTCTCGACGTCGGCTTGGGAGTGACATGGAGCAGGATGAGCTGGAAATCCCGAGTGCACCCTCCACCTCAAGGGGGACTAATACTCGTCGCTCTCCCCGCCTTGACATGGGTCCCTTTACACCCGACCACCCGGCAGACAGCTACTATCTGGAGCCTTTGATGCCAGCCATCCCTAAGCCAGCCAAAGAGAAGAGCATCAGCCTgaacaaggaggaggagagtggcGAGAGTCGCTGTAGAGCAGCAGCTGCTAGGAAAGCAGCCATTACTGTCCCACTGACCTCACAGAGGAAAGCCCCTGAGTCAAACAGAAGTGGCTTTATGCCGATACCTGTGGCTGACTCAGTCCCGAGCTCTCTCAGGCCACCCACAGAGGGGTCTGCAGGCATCTCTCAGCCTGAGAAGAAACAGTCCTCAGGCTTTTTCCTTCATTTGTCAGGAGAGCCAGACCAACACAGTCCTTTCTCCACTACGCTTGAGGTAGGGCAAGACTCTGACTCTGACATCGCAGACCTGGAGGAAGATGACGAGGAGGACGATCAGATGGAGCTGACTAGGGagatggtgaggagaggaaaagggaaATACTTAGAGGAGGGAGAGGTGTGTGAgtttggagagggagagggcgAGTCAGACAAACTGAGAGAAGACTCAAAGGTAAGTGAGCGGGACGATAAGGAAGGCGGCAGCGGACGCTCGAGCCCTTGCCTCAGCACAATATCCTGGGCGAGCAGCTGCAGCGCTTCGGGAAGCACCAGTGTCAAGATGACCAGCTTTGCGGAGAGAAAGCTCCTTAAACTCGGTCTCCGGGATGGATTCTCAAGTACCAGCAGCTCTCAGAAGACCACGCCAGATGGCTCTGAAGTGGCCCCTTGCCCACCATGGCAGCTGAGGGGTGACTGCAGCTCGAGCTGGCCAGGGAAGGAGCCCAGTTCTGTGCTAGGGAAGAATATGGCGGTGAGTCCCTCAGTAGTGCCTTCAGAGCTGCTGCAACTTCACATGCAGCTAGAAGAGCAAAGACGGGCTATTGAGtatcagaagaagaagatggagacCATGTCTGCGCGGCAGCGACTAAAGCTAGGGAAAGCTGCATTCTTGAACATCGTTAAGAAGGGCGGGGGTAGGAGTGACACGCTTCCTCTGCCCCTGAAATACTCCCAGGAGTCCTCAGAACCAGCTGACAGGAGTAATGTGAAGAGCCAGTCGTGCAAGGATGACTCCTGTCTTGATGCTCTGAAGATGCAGGCAAAGCaaacagagggaggacagaTGAATAGAAACAACAGGTTGAACACCCTGCCCCAGGATAACGGTGCAGAACCTGACATAAATGAGTGTTCCCACTCCATAGATCTACTCAACGTAGCTATTAGCTCCATTCAGCAGCAGATGATGCAGTTGTCTTTACAGCAAGACCTGCTGATGAAGAGTGTGGTCTCACCTCCAGAGCGGGTAGAATCAAGCCCTAGCACAACCCCCACTACAGCAACACAATCAACATCCTCTACCTCAGACTCCAGATCTTTTGCGGTTCACTTTGTAGACATCGGTGGCAGCAACACAACCCCCGCTCGCCGTCCTCCTAAGCTTAGCTCCAGCCAACGCAGCAAAACCTCGGAGCGAAAACAAAGTAAAGACAACAGCAAGACGGCTTCTGCCAAGTCTGATGCACAGTCCATGGAGAGCAGAGAAAATTCTGGTGGATTCCAGGAGAGCGGTAGTGTTGAGAGCTCCAGGCCAGAGAGAAGCATTCAGAGAAACACCACCTTTAGAGTCCGCGATGATTCCACCCAACGCGGCAGTGGAGAGGGAACTGGGTGCCCCTTGGACATTACACCAACGTCTCCTTCACAGGTTTCAGAACAAGAGGAGAACAAAGTTGCAGACTCACGGAGAGAGGCTGCAAGTGGGGATGACAGTTCCAGGGTCAAGAGTCAACTGATCGAGGTGGACCTATCAGAGCTTAAAGATCCACAGGAGGACGGTAGCGCAGACGTTATAGACTGCATGGCAGAGGGCGAGCAGAAGAATGTGCTAGGTTTCTTCTTTAAG GATGATGAAAAAGCAGAGGATGAAATGGCGAAACGTCGTGCTGCCTTCCTGCTCAAACAGCAACGCAAAGCTCAAGAGGCGAGAATACGCAAACAGCAGCAAGAACTGGAGAGCGAGCTCAAACGTGATGAGATCAA GCGTAAGGCAGAAGAAGACCGCATTcgtaaggaggaggagaaggcgCGACGAGAGCTAATTAAGCAGGAGTACCTGCGGAGGAAGCAGCAAGCGTTGATGGAAGAGCAAGGTCTGGTCAAGCCTCGCCCACGCACTAAATCTCGCAGGAACAGGCCTAAATCACTGCACCGCGAAGAGTCCAACAGCCTCTCCAAAGGATCCACTACAC GTAATTCTCTGAAGAAGTCCTTGTTGATCAAAGCCCAGGGCTCAGCAGCAGACTGCAGGGGAG CTGATCTGAGCTGCAGTCATCGAGGATCAACGCTCTCTTTGGCAACTGAGGCAGACAGCGTCATCTCTGGAGGGGCAGAGTCACAGAG GGCTGGATCAGTGTGCTCTATGGAGTCATTCCCCATGCTGAGCAGGGCGTCCAGCAGGAACATGGAGAGGGACTGGGAGAACGGTTCTATAGCCTCTTCCATCACTTCAACTGAGTACAGTG GCCCTAAACTCTTCAAGGAGCCGAGCTCCAAGTCCAACAAGCCAATCATCATCAATGCCATCGCTCACTGCTGTCTGGCTGGAAAGGTTAATGAGACCCAGAAGAATGTTATTCTGGAG GAGCTGGAAAAGTGTGAGTCCAATCACCTGATCATCCTCTTCCGTGACGGCGGGTGCCAGTTCCGTGCCATTTACTCGTACTCACCAGACACTGAGGAGATTGTCAAGTTTACGGGCACGGGACCGCGCTCCATCGGCCGGAAGATGATCGACAAGCTCTACAAATACAGCTCGGACCGCAAGCAGTTCAACATCATCCCTGCCAAGTCAGTGTCGGTCAGCGTGGACGCCCTCACCATCCACAATCACCTCTGGCAGGTCAAGAGACCGGGGAGCGCACGGAGGAAGTGA
- the camsap1a gene encoding calmodulin-regulated spectrin-associated protein 1a isoform X4 codes for MDVEVSAGRDSTWRRAAAAADDAGGGGMEAQVVPLELYDSARAKIDANLRWLFAKAYGIDHIPADLRDPFYTDQYEQEHIKPPIIHLLLSGELYCRVCGLILHAEQAASLQSHQSVIQALSRKGIYVLETDNTPVSDLDLSSTPIKMSSHIHLIDALMMAYILEMISIEKVVSSVKRFSNFSASKELPFDLEDAMVFWINKVNTKMREIMEKELKMKQHFLESPSHQKSPSKWYWKLVPVRYRRDHLSGRTLQHFPLLEDLLKDVCDGTALLAVLHFYCPELIRLEDICLKEVPSIADSVYNIQLLQEFSNEYLNKCFYLKPEDLLYSPPVLKKNVMVFIAELFWWFETVKPDFVQPRDLHEIRDVRLLLQPKSSRSHISISNVSKRGLLASSNSADVLAMPPSPDLSAKPSSLSPSHSLLPLRQRQQKVAEESTSELRNRSNSLTRDGQHQGSILAWPERRPRPLSQPVPYALHCPMEEDADSISLARSISKDSLASNIMSFTPKHMLGSGPPLPQHRLSGQSLLSHMRIEDEEEEIEEEELVAVIHPSAFSRRRLGSDMEQDELEIPSAPSTSRGTNTRRSPRLDMGPFTPDHPADSYYLEPLMPAIPKPAKEKSISLNKEEESGESRCRAAAARKAAITVPLTSQRKAPESNRSGFMPIPVADSVPSSLRPPTEGSAGISQPEKKQSSGFFLHLSGEPDQHSPFSTTLEVGQDSDSDIADLEEDDEEDDQMELTREMVRRGKGKYLEEGEVCEFGEGEGESDKLREDSKVSERDDKEGGSGRSSPCLSTISWASSCSASGSTSVKMTSFAERKLLKLGLRDGFSSTSSSQKTTPDGSEVAPCPPWQLRGDCSSSWPGKEPSSVLGKNMAVSPSVVPSELLQLHMQLEEQRRAIEYQKKKMETMSARQRLKLGKAAFLNIVKKGGGRSDTLPLPLKYSQESSEPADRSNVKSQSCKDDSCLDALKMQAKQTEGGQMNRNNRLNTLPQDNGAEPDINECSHSIDLLNVAISSIQQQMMQLSLQQDLLMKSVVSPPERVESSPSTTPTTATQSTSSTSDSRSFAVHFVDIGGSNTTPARRPPKLSSSQRSKTSERKQSKDNSKTASAKSDAQSMESRENSGGFQESGSVESSRPERSIQRNTTFRVRDDSTQRGSGEGTGCPLDITPTSPSQVSEQEENKVADSRREAASGDDSSRVKSQLIEVDLSELKDPQEDGSADVIDCMAEGEQKNVLGFFFKDDEKAEDEMAKRRAAFLLKQQRKAQEARIRKQQQELESELKRDEIKRKAEEDRIRKEEEKARRELIKQEYLRRKQQALMEEQGLVKPRPRTKSRRNRPKSLHREESNSLSKGSTTRNSLKKSLLIKAQGSAADCRGADLSCSHRGSTLSLATEADSVISGGAESQRAGSVCSMESFPMLSRASSRNMERDWENGSIASSITSTEYSGPKLFKEPSSKSNKPIIINAIAHCCLAGKVNETQKNVILEELEKCESNHLIILFRDGGCQFRAIYSYSPDTEEIVKFTGTGPRSIGRKMIDKLYKYSSDRKQFNIIPAKSVSVSVDALTIHNHLWQVKRPGSARRK; via the exons ATGGATGTGGAGGTGAGTGCTGGCAGGGACAGCACctggaggagagcagcagcagcagcagatgatgcAGGTGGAGGAGGCATGGAGGCTCAGGTCGTGCCGCTGGAGCTCTATGACTCTGCAAGAGCCAAAATAGACGCAAATCTCCGCTGGCTGTTTGCCAAAGCTTATGGTATAG ATCACATCCCTGCAGACCTGCGGGACCCCTTCTATACCGACCAGTATGAGCAGGAACACATCAAGCCCCCCATCATCCACCTGCTGCTGTCTGGAGAGCTCTACTGCCGAGTGTGTGGGCTCATCCTGCACGCTGAACAGGCTGCCTCCCTCCAAAGCCACCAGTCTGTCATCCAGGCCCTGTCCAGGAAAGGCATCTATGTCCTGGAGACAGACAATACACCTGTGTCTGATCTGGACCTCAGCTCCACTCCCATCAAGATG AGCTCCCACATCCACCTCATTGATGCCCTGATGATGGCCTACATACTGGAGATGATCAGCATAGAGAAGGTGGTGTCAAGTGTCAAGCGCTTTTCCAACTTCAGTGCCTCCAAGGAGCTGCCTTTTGACCTGGAAGACGCCATGGTCTTTTGGATCAACAAG GTGAACACAAAGATGAGGGAGATCATGGAAAAAGAGCTGAAAATGAAGCAACACTTTCTGGAGtcgcccagtcaccagaag TCTCCCTCCAAGTGGTACTGGAAGCTTGTACCT GTTCGTTACAGAAGAGATCACCTGTCAGGTCGGACACTTCAGCACTTCCCTTTGTTGGAGGACCTGTTAAAGGATGTGTGTGACGGCACGGCTCTGCTGGCTGTTCTCCACTTCTACTGCCCAGAACTCATTAGACTGGAAG ATATCTGTCTGAAGGAGGTCCCCTCCATAGCTGACAGTGTGTACAACATTCAGCTTCTACAGGAGTTCTCTAATGAGTACCTGAACAAATGCTTCTATCTGAAGCCAGAGGACTTGTTGTATTCTCCACCAGTACTAAAG AAAAATGTGATGGTCTTCATCGCTGAGCTCTTCTGGTGGTTTGAGACTGTGAAGCCAGATTTTGTACAGCCGAGGGACCTTCATGAAATCAGAGATG TGAGATTGCTGCTGCAGCCTAAGAGTTCACGATCCCATATTTCCATCTCCAACGTCAGTAAACGTGGTTTACTGGCATCATCAAACTCGGCCGATGTGTTGGCCATGCCCCCAAGCCCTGACCTCAG CGCTAAACCAAGCTCATTAAGCCCGTCTCACTCTTTACTGCCCctgagacagagacaacagaaaGTGGCTGAGGAGAGCACTTCAG AGCTGAGAAATAGGTCCAACTCTCTGACACGTGATGGACAGCACCAGGGCTCAATACTGGCCTGGCCAGAGAGGAGACCGAG GCCTTTATCCCAGCCGGTGCCCTACGCTCTGCACTGTCCCATGGAGGAAGATGCAGACAGTATCAGCCTCGCTCGCTCCATCAGCAAAGACAGCCTGGCCTCAAATATTATGAGCTTTACCCCCAAACACATGCTAGGGTCAGGCCCTCCATTGCCTCAGCACAGACTCAGTGGTCAAAGCCTGCTTAGTCACATGCGcatagaggatgaagaggaggaaataGAAGAGGAGGAACTGGTTGCTGTCATCCACCCTTCTGCATTTTCTCGACGTCGGCTTGGGAGTGACATGGAGCAGGATGAGCTGGAAATCCCGAGTGCACCCTCCACCTCAAGGGGGACTAATACTCGTCGCTCTCCCCGCCTTGACATGGGTCCCTTTACACCCGACCACCCGGCAGACAGCTACTATCTGGAGCCTTTGATGCCAGCCATCCCTAAGCCAGCCAAAGAGAAGAGCATCAGCCTgaacaaggaggaggagagtggcGAGAGTCGCTGTAGAGCAGCAGCTGCTAGGAAAGCAGCCATTACTGTCCCACTGACCTCACAGAGGAAAGCCCCTGAGTCAAACAGAAGTGGCTTTATGCCGATACCTGTGGCTGACTCAGTCCCGAGCTCTCTCAGGCCACCCACAGAGGGGTCTGCAGGCATCTCTCAGCCTGAGAAGAAACAGTCCTCAGGCTTTTTCCTTCATTTGTCAGGAGAGCCAGACCAACACAGTCCTTTCTCCACTACGCTTGAGGTAGGGCAAGACTCTGACTCTGACATCGCAGACCTGGAGGAAGATGACGAGGAGGACGATCAGATGGAGCTGACTAGGGagatggtgaggagaggaaaagggaaATACTTAGAGGAGGGAGAGGTGTGTGAgtttggagagggagagggcgAGTCAGACAAACTGAGAGAAGACTCAAAGGTAAGTGAGCGGGACGATAAGGAAGGCGGCAGCGGACGCTCGAGCCCTTGCCTCAGCACAATATCCTGGGCGAGCAGCTGCAGCGCTTCGGGAAGCACCAGTGTCAAGATGACCAGCTTTGCGGAGAGAAAGCTCCTTAAACTCGGTCTCCGGGATGGATTCTCAAGTACCAGCAGCTCTCAGAAGACCACGCCAGATGGCTCTGAAGTGGCCCCTTGCCCACCATGGCAGCTGAGGGGTGACTGCAGCTCGAGCTGGCCAGGGAAGGAGCCCAGTTCTGTGCTAGGGAAGAATATGGCGGTGAGTCCCTCAGTAGTGCCTTCAGAGCTGCTGCAACTTCACATGCAGCTAGAAGAGCAAAGACGGGCTATTGAGtatcagaagaagaagatggagacCATGTCTGCGCGGCAGCGACTAAAGCTAGGGAAAGCTGCATTCTTGAACATCGTTAAGAAGGGCGGGGGTAGGAGTGACACGCTTCCTCTGCCCCTGAAATACTCCCAGGAGTCCTCAGAACCAGCTGACAGGAGTAATGTGAAGAGCCAGTCGTGCAAGGATGACTCCTGTCTTGATGCTCTGAAGATGCAGGCAAAGCaaacagagggaggacagaTGAATAGAAACAACAGGTTGAACACCCTGCCCCAGGATAACGGTGCAGAACCTGACATAAATGAGTGTTCCCACTCCATAGATCTACTCAACGTAGCTATTAGCTCCATTCAGCAGCAGATGATGCAGTTGTCTTTACAGCAAGACCTGCTGATGAAGAGTGTGGTCTCACCTCCAGAGCGGGTAGAATCAAGCCCTAGCACAACCCCCACTACAGCAACACAATCAACATCCTCTACCTCAGACTCCAGATCTTTTGCGGTTCACTTTGTAGACATCGGTGGCAGCAACACAACCCCCGCTCGCCGTCCTCCTAAGCTTAGCTCCAGCCAACGCAGCAAAACCTCGGAGCGAAAACAAAGTAAAGACAACAGCAAGACGGCTTCTGCCAAGTCTGATGCACAGTCCATGGAGAGCAGAGAAAATTCTGGTGGATTCCAGGAGAGCGGTAGTGTTGAGAGCTCCAGGCCAGAGAGAAGCATTCAGAGAAACACCACCTTTAGAGTCCGCGATGATTCCACCCAACGCGGCAGTGGAGAGGGAACTGGGTGCCCCTTGGACATTACACCAACGTCTCCTTCACAGGTTTCAGAACAAGAGGAGAACAAAGTTGCAGACTCACGGAGAGAGGCTGCAAGTGGGGATGACAGTTCCAGGGTCAAGAGTCAACTGATCGAGGTGGACCTATCAGAGCTTAAAGATCCACAGGAGGACGGTAGCGCAGACGTTATAGACTGCATGGCAGAGGGCGAGCAGAAGAATGTGCTAGGTTTCTTCTTTAAG GATGATGAAAAAGCAGAGGATGAAATGGCGAAACGTCGTGCTGCCTTCCTGCTCAAACAGCAACGCAAAGCTCAAGAGGCGAGAATACGCAAACAGCAGCAAGAACTGGAGAGCGAGCTCAAACGTGATGAGATCAA GCGTAAGGCAGAAGAAGACCGCATTcgtaaggaggaggagaaggcgCGACGAGAGCTAATTAAGCAGGAGTACCTGCGGAGGAAGCAGCAAGCGTTGATGGAAGAGCAAGGTCTGGTCAAGCCTCGCCCACGCACTAAATCTCGCAGGAACAGGCCTAAATCACTGCACCGCGAAGAGTCCAACAGCCTCTCCAAAGGATCCACTACAC GTAATTCTCTGAAGAAGTCCTTGTTGATCAAAGCCCAGGGCTCAGCAGCAGACTGCAGGGGAG CTGATCTGAGCTGCAGTCATCGAGGATCAACGCTCTCTTTGGCAACTGAGGCAGACAGCGTCATCTCTGGAGGGGCAGAGTCACAGAG GGCTGGATCAGTGTGCTCTATGGAGTCATTCCCCATGCTGAGCAGGGCGTCCAGCAGGAACATGGAGAGGGACTGGGAGAACGGTTCTATAGCCTCTTCCATCACTTCAACTGAGTACAGTG GCCCTAAACTCTTCAAGGAGCCGAGCTCCAAGTCCAACAAGCCAATCATCATCAATGCCATCGCTCACTGCTGTCTGGCTGGAAAGGTTAATGAGACCCAGAAGAATGTTATTCTGGAG GAGCTGGAAAAGTGTGAGTCCAATCACCTGATCATCCTCTTCCGTGACGGCGGGTGCCAGTTCCGTGCCATTTACTCGTACTCACCAGACACTGAGGAGATTGTCAAGTTTACGGGCACGGGACCGCGCTCCATCGGCCGGAAGATGATCGACAAGCTCTACAAATACAGCTCGGACCGCAAGCAGTTCAACATCATCCCTGCCAAGTCAGTGTCGGTCAGCGTGGACGCCCTCACCATCCACAATCACCTCTGGCAGGTCAAGAGACCGGGGAGCGCACGGAGGAAGTGA